CTGCTCTACAAAATATTCGATCCGAGGGCGAAATAAATGGCCGAAACCCAAACCCTGCGCCAGTGGCTCCTGACCGAGACACCGACGTCACGCCGTCACGCAAAGCTGTCAGCGCTTTATCAAGGTTGGCTGTCCTTCCGATCCAACACGATGGCAATGATCGGTCTGGCCATTCTGGTGCTGCTGATCCTTGTCGCTTTTGCCGCCCCCTTGATCGCCCCGCATGACCCTTTCGTGCAAGACCTCGGCAACCGTTTGGCGCCATTGGGCACTGACGGGCATGTATTCGGCACCGACAGTCTTGGGCGCGACATCCTCTCAAGATTGATCTACGGCGCACGCATTACGCTCTATATCGTGACCTTGGTCGCCCTAATCGCCCCAGTGGCGGGTCTGCTCGTGGGCACGGTTTCAGGCTATGTAGGTGGCTGGACAGATACGGTCTTGATGCGCATCACCGACATCTTTCTGGCTTTTCCACGGCTGGTGCTGGCGCTGGCATTCGTCGCAGCCCTCGGGGCTGGGATTGAAAACGCAGTGCTGGCAATCTCGCTCACTGCATGGCCACCCTACGCACGAATTGCGCGCGCAGAGACGCTCACCATCCGGTCCTCCGACTACATCAGCGCCATTCAACTTCAAGGCGCAGGACCGCTCCGGATCATCACCAAGCACATCTGGCCGCTCTGTATCTCGTCGCTAATTGTGCGGGTGACGCTCGATATGGCGGGCATCATTCTGGCGGCTGCCGGGCTTGGCTTCCTAGGCCTAGGCGCACAGCCGCCCAGCCCTGAATGGGGTGCGATGATCTCGGAAGGGCGACGTTTCATTCTGGATCATTGGTGGGTCGCAACCATGCCGGGTCTGGCAATCTTCACGGTCTCTCTGGCGTTCAACCTTCTTGGCGACGGGCTGCGTGACGTCCTTGATCCGAAGGCAGGTGAATGATGGATACGCTTCTGGATGTCCAAGACCTTTGGGTCAGCTTCCCCTCGCGCCACGGAGTTTTTGATGCCGTGCGCGGTGTTTCATTCACGCTAGGTCGGGAACGGCTTGGCATCGTCGGGGAAAGCGGGTCGGGAAAATCCATGACCGGCCGTGCTATCCTGCGCTTGATCCGACCGCCCGGAATTGTGCGTGCTGACCAGATCAATCTGGACGGGGTCGACCTCCTCAAAAAATCCGAAAAGGAAATGCGTGCGGTGCGCGGTCAACGGATCAGCATGGTCATGCAAGATCCGAAGTTCTCTCTCAATCCGGTCATGACCATCGGCGACCAGATTATGGAGGCCTATCGGCTTCACAATTCCGCGTCTAAGTCAGAGGCCTATAACAAGTCCCTGGAGATGCTGGAGGCGGTTTCCATCCGCGACCCTGAACGCGTTATGCGCGCCTACCCGCACGAGATGTCAGGTGGGATGGGCCAACGTATCATGATCGCGATGATGCTGATCCCGAACCCTGAAATTCTGATAGCGGACGAGCCGACCTCTGCGCTGGACGTATCAGTCCAACGTCAGGTCCTCGACATCATGGACAAGCTTGTAAAAGAACGTGGCATGGGGCTGATCTTTATCAGCCACGACCTGAACCTTGTCGCCGACTTTTGCGACCGCGTGCTGATCATGTATTCCGGGCGTATTGTGGAGGTCTGCGATGCGGACAAACTGCACGAGGCAAAGCATCCCTACACGCGTGGTTTGCTGAACTCACTGCCCAGGCTAGATGCCCCTAAAGACCGGCTGGAGGTTCTTGAACGGGATCCGGAATGGTCAACGGCCCCCAGTGTGAGCGGACGCATATGACCTCAATGTTAGACGTGAACGGGCTGAACGTTTGGTTCGGCAAAGGGCGCGATCGCGTGGACGCGGTGAAGGATGCAACCTTCAGCGTAGCCAATGGCGAAAGCTTTGGCTTGGTCGGTGAAAGCGGGTCGGGAAAATCAACGATCTTACGCGCGATCACAGGACTTGCCCCAGACTGGTCCGGCGCCATATCGGTCAACGGAACTCCCGTTCCGAAGAAGCGCCCGAAAGAGTTCTTCAAGCAGGTCCAGATGGTATTTCAGGACCCCTACGCTTCACTCCACCCACGACATTCTGTCGATCAGGTGCTTGGGGAAACGCTACACTTGCACGGTTTCAAAGACATCGACGCACGAGTGGTAAAGCTGCTGGACGATGTCGGCCTAGGGCAGAAATTTCGATTCCGGTATCCGCACCAATTGTCAGGCGGGCAACGCCAGCGCGTTGCAATCGCACGCGCCTTGGCCCCTGAACCCGAGCTACTGCTGCTGGACGAACCCACTTCCGCACTAGACGTCTCTGTTCAGGCGGAAATCCTGAATCTGCTCGCCAACCTGCGCGAAGCCCGCAAGCTGACCTACCTCATGGTGTCACACGACTTGTCTGTGGTCGGCCACATGTGTGACCGGCTGGCAGTAATGAAAGACGGCGAGATCGTCGAGATCATGGATGTCGCCGCCTTGCGAGCGATGAAGGCCACGCATCCCTATTCACAACACCTGCTGGAAGCCTCGATCTAACAAGGCTTTCGCTAGGAAGTTCAAGCCACGGCCTTTTCAGGATTCTTGCCCAGAATGATCATCCCGAGAATGTCTTCGTCCGTCACCTCGTCGACATTCACGGTCCCCACAAGCTGACCATTCTTCATAACCGACGCGCGGTCACATAGTTTCATCACGTTGTGGATGTCGTGCTCAATCAGGAAGATGCCCAAGCCCTGAGCTTTCAGCTCTTCGATCAGCTCCGCAACCATCTGGGTTTCATGTGGGCCGAGTGCAGCGGTCGGCTCATCCATGATCAGGATTTTCGCATTGAAGTACACGGCCCGCGCGATGGCGACGGATTGGCGTTGTCCCCCCGAAAGCGCAGAAACAGGCACGTTGAACTTCTTAAAATTTGGGTTCAGGCGGGCCATGATTTTGCGAGTCTCGGCTTCCATCTTGCTGTCATCAACAAAGCCGCCTCGACCCACCAATTCGCGCCCAAGGAAAAGGTTGGAGGCCGCATCTAGATTGTCAGCGAGGGCCAGCGTTTGGTAAATCGTCTCGATATTCTGCTCCCGCGCATCACGCGGGTTCTCGATATTCACTCTATTGCCATTGATGTAGAACTCACCCGCATCCGCCTGATAGGCGCCGGACAGGCATTTGATCAAAGTCGATTTGCCCGCCCCGTTATGGCCAAGAAGCCCAACGACTTCGCCCGGATAAAGATCGACGGTAACGTGATCGACCGCCTTGATGCCGCCGAAAGAAATCGAAACATCACGCATTTCGACAAGTGGGGTTCCCCTGTTTGTCATTGGTTTGACCTCACTTCACACGTTTGTTGTAGAGATT
Above is a window of Litoreibacter janthinus DNA encoding:
- a CDS encoding ABC transporter permease, with amino-acid sequence MAETQTLRQWLLTETPTSRRHAKLSALYQGWLSFRSNTMAMIGLAILVLLILVAFAAPLIAPHDPFVQDLGNRLAPLGTDGHVFGTDSLGRDILSRLIYGARITLYIVTLVALIAPVAGLLVGTVSGYVGGWTDTVLMRITDIFLAFPRLVLALAFVAALGAGIENAVLAISLTAWPPYARIARAETLTIRSSDYISAIQLQGAGPLRIITKHIWPLCISSLIVRVTLDMAGIILAAAGLGFLGLGAQPPSPEWGAMISEGRRFILDHWWVATMPGLAIFTVSLAFNLLGDGLRDVLDPKAGE
- a CDS encoding ABC transporter ATP-binding protein, whose protein sequence is MDTLLDVQDLWVSFPSRHGVFDAVRGVSFTLGRERLGIVGESGSGKSMTGRAILRLIRPPGIVRADQINLDGVDLLKKSEKEMRAVRGQRISMVMQDPKFSLNPVMTIGDQIMEAYRLHNSASKSEAYNKSLEMLEAVSIRDPERVMRAYPHEMSGGMGQRIMIAMMLIPNPEILIADEPTSALDVSVQRQVLDIMDKLVKERGMGLIFISHDLNLVADFCDRVLIMYSGRIVEVCDADKLHEAKHPYTRGLLNSLPRLDAPKDRLEVLERDPEWSTAPSVSGRI
- a CDS encoding ABC transporter ATP-binding protein → MTSMLDVNGLNVWFGKGRDRVDAVKDATFSVANGESFGLVGESGSGKSTILRAITGLAPDWSGAISVNGTPVPKKRPKEFFKQVQMVFQDPYASLHPRHSVDQVLGETLHLHGFKDIDARVVKLLDDVGLGQKFRFRYPHQLSGGQRQRVAIARALAPEPELLLLDEPTSALDVSVQAEILNLLANLREARKLTYLMVSHDLSVVGHMCDRLAVMKDGEIVEIMDVAALRAMKATHPYSQHLLEASI
- a CDS encoding ATP-binding cassette domain-containing protein: MTNRGTPLVEMRDVSISFGGIKAVDHVTVDLYPGEVVGLLGHNGAGKSTLIKCLSGAYQADAGEFYINGNRVNIENPRDAREQNIETIYQTLALADNLDAASNLFLGRELVGRGGFVDDSKMEAETRKIMARLNPNFKKFNVPVSALSGGQRQSVAIARAVYFNAKILIMDEPTAALGPHETQMVAELIEELKAQGLGIFLIEHDIHNVMKLCDRASVMKNGQLVGTVNVDEVTDEDILGMIILGKNPEKAVA